Proteins from a genomic interval of Catenulispora sp. GP43:
- a CDS encoding aldo/keto reductase, producing MATTIGRGVQLTDLAFGAAAIGNLFAAVADEDARATVDAAWDAGIRVFDTAPHYGLGLSERRLGAALRERPRDEFVLSTKVGRILEPVADPVGDDPDGFAVPAAFRRVWDFSGDGVRRSIEASLERLGLDRVDAVLIHDPDLHADQAIGEAFPALAKLRDEGVVGAIGVGMNQTAVPLRFVRETDVDVVLLAGRYTLLDRSGAELLDEAAARAVGIVIGGVFNSGLLVDPQPSSTYDYLAVPPEILNEALRLKGVCERHGVPLRAAALQFPHRHPAVRSVLIGSRSPAEVFDCVEMARLPIPDALWAEI from the coding sequence ATGGCAACCACCATCGGCCGCGGTGTCCAGCTCACCGACCTGGCCTTCGGCGCCGCGGCCATCGGCAACCTGTTCGCCGCGGTCGCGGACGAGGACGCGCGGGCGACTGTCGATGCCGCATGGGACGCGGGTATCCGGGTGTTCGACACCGCGCCGCACTACGGTCTCGGATTGTCGGAGCGGCGGCTCGGAGCGGCGTTGCGGGAGCGGCCGCGGGACGAGTTCGTCTTGTCGACCAAGGTCGGGCGGATCCTGGAACCGGTCGCCGATCCGGTGGGCGACGATCCCGACGGGTTCGCGGTGCCGGCGGCGTTCCGGCGGGTGTGGGACTTCTCCGGGGACGGCGTGCGCCGCTCGATCGAGGCCAGCCTTGAGCGCCTCGGACTGGACCGCGTCGATGCGGTCCTGATCCACGACCCGGATCTCCACGCGGATCAGGCGATCGGCGAGGCGTTCCCCGCGTTGGCGAAGCTGCGGGACGAGGGTGTGGTCGGCGCGATCGGCGTCGGGATGAACCAGACCGCGGTGCCGCTGCGGTTCGTGCGGGAGACCGACGTGGACGTCGTGCTGCTCGCCGGCCGCTACACGCTGCTCGACCGGTCCGGTGCCGAGCTGCTCGACGAAGCCGCTGCTCGCGCTGTCGGCATCGTGATCGGGGGCGTGTTCAACTCCGGGCTCCTGGTCGATCCCCAGCCGAGCTCGACGTACGACTACCTGGCTGTCCCGCCCGAGATCCTGAACGAGGCCTTGCGTCTCAAGGGGGTCTGCGAGCGGCACGGTGTCCCGTTGCGTGCCGCCGCGCTCCAGTTCCCGCACCGTCATCCGGCGGTGAGATCGGTGCTGATCGGCTCGCGCTCGCCGGCCGAGGTGTTCGACTGCGTCGAGATGGCGCGGCTGCCGATTCCCGACGCTCTGTGGGCAGAGATCTGA
- a CDS encoding SDR family NAD(P)-dependent oxidoreductase, protein MRDFEGLKAVVTGGGSGIGAATARLLANRGAAVAVLDLDPAAAVSAGLHGFRADVSDDASVRSAVAAALEALGGLDVLVNNAGIGAAGTVEDNPDEQWMKVYDVNVVGMVRVTRAALPALRASRHAAIVNTCSIAATAGLPQRALYSATKGAVLSLTLAMAADHVREGIRVNCVNPGTADTPWVGRLLDAAEDPAAERAALEARQPMGRLVSADEVAAAIAYLASPTAASVTGTALAVDGGMAGLRLRPVGQ, encoded by the coding sequence ATGCGGGACTTCGAAGGGCTGAAGGCGGTCGTCACCGGCGGCGGCTCGGGCATCGGCGCGGCCACCGCGCGGCTGTTGGCCAACCGCGGGGCGGCGGTGGCGGTGCTGGACCTGGACCCGGCGGCGGCCGTCTCGGCGGGGCTGCACGGCTTCCGGGCCGACGTCTCCGACGACGCCTCGGTGCGCTCGGCCGTCGCGGCCGCGCTGGAGGCGCTCGGCGGTCTGGACGTACTGGTGAACAACGCCGGCATCGGCGCCGCGGGCACGGTCGAGGACAACCCCGACGAGCAGTGGATGAAGGTCTACGACGTGAACGTGGTCGGCATGGTGCGGGTGACCCGCGCCGCGCTGCCGGCCCTGCGCGCGTCGCGGCACGCCGCGATCGTGAACACCTGCTCGATCGCCGCGACCGCGGGCCTGCCGCAGCGCGCGCTCTATTCGGCGACGAAGGGCGCCGTCCTCTCGCTGACCCTGGCGATGGCCGCGGACCACGTCCGCGAGGGCATCCGGGTGAACTGCGTGAACCCCGGCACCGCCGACACCCCGTGGGTCGGCCGCCTGCTGGACGCCGCGGAAGACCCGGCCGCCGAGCGCGCGGCCCTGGAGGCCCGGCAGCCGATGGGCCGCCTGGTGTCGGCGGACGAGGTCGCGGCGGCGATCGCCTACCTGGCCTCGCCGACGGCGGCCTCGGTGACCGGGACCGCACTCGCCGTGGACGGCGGAATGGCTGGGTTGCGCCTCCGTCCCGTGGGACAGTGA
- a CDS encoding L-fuconate dehydratase: MSRIIGVETFDVRFPTSRELDGSDAMNPDPDYSAAYLILRTDAEDGLSGHGFTFTIGRGNDVQVAAIQALREHVVGLDVDEVCADPGIVNRALIGDSQLRWLGPEKGVMHMAIGAVVNAIWDLAAKRAGVPLWKLLADADPERLVSQVDFRYLTDALTAEEALDLLRRGKNGAAEREALLRAEGYPAYTTSPGWLGYSDEKLTRLAHEAVAAGFGQIKLKVGADLADDVRRCRAARAAVGPDIRMAIDANQRWSVGEAIEWVKALAEFDVYWVEEPTSPDDVLGHAAIRAAVAPVKVATGEHVQNRIVFKQLLQAGAIDFVQLDAARVGGVNENLAILLLAAKFGVPVCPHAGGVGLCELVQHLSMFDFVALSGTRQDRVVEYVDHLHEHFLTPTVVTGGAYQAPTAPGFSAEMFPATLEAYSFPDGSFWRADRGEV; this comes from the coding sequence ATGAGCCGGATCATCGGTGTCGAGACCTTCGACGTGCGCTTCCCGACCTCGCGCGAGCTCGACGGCTCCGACGCGATGAATCCGGACCCTGATTACTCCGCGGCGTACCTGATCCTGCGCACGGACGCCGAGGACGGCCTGAGCGGCCACGGCTTCACCTTCACCATCGGACGCGGCAACGACGTGCAGGTGGCGGCGATCCAGGCGCTGCGCGAGCACGTCGTCGGGCTGGACGTGGACGAGGTCTGCGCGGACCCGGGCATCGTCAACCGGGCCCTGATCGGCGACAGCCAGCTGCGGTGGCTGGGGCCCGAGAAGGGCGTCATGCACATGGCGATAGGCGCGGTCGTCAACGCGATCTGGGACCTGGCGGCCAAGCGCGCCGGCGTGCCGCTGTGGAAGCTGCTGGCCGACGCGGACCCCGAGCGGCTGGTCTCGCAGGTCGACTTCCGCTACCTCACCGACGCTCTGACCGCCGAGGAAGCGCTGGACCTGCTCAGGCGCGGCAAGAACGGGGCGGCCGAGCGGGAGGCGCTGCTGCGCGCCGAAGGCTATCCCGCCTACACGACCTCGCCGGGCTGGCTCGGCTACTCCGACGAGAAGCTGACCCGGCTGGCGCACGAGGCGGTCGCGGCCGGCTTCGGCCAGATCAAGCTGAAGGTCGGCGCGGATCTGGCCGACGACGTGCGGCGCTGCCGGGCCGCGCGGGCCGCGGTGGGCCCGGACATCCGGATGGCGATCGACGCCAACCAGCGCTGGAGCGTCGGCGAGGCGATCGAGTGGGTCAAGGCGCTGGCCGAGTTCGACGTGTACTGGGTCGAGGAGCCGACCTCGCCGGACGACGTCCTCGGACACGCCGCGATCCGGGCCGCGGTGGCGCCGGTGAAGGTGGCGACCGGCGAGCACGTGCAGAACCGGATCGTGTTCAAGCAGCTGCTGCAGGCCGGGGCGATCGACTTCGTCCAGCTGGACGCGGCGCGGGTCGGCGGGGTCAACGAGAACCTGGCGATCCTGTTGCTGGCGGCCAAGTTCGGGGTGCCGGTCTGCCCGCACGCCGGCGGGGTCGGCCTGTGCGAGCTGGTGCAGCACCTGTCGATGTTCGACTTCGTGGCGCTGTCCGGCACCAGGCAGGACCGGGTCGTGGAGTACGTCGACCACCTGCACGAGCACTTCCTGACGCCGACCGTGGTCACCGGCGGGGCGTATCAGGCCCCGACGGCGCCGGGCTTCTCCGCGGAGATGTTCCCGGCGACCCTGGAGGCGTATTCGTTCCCTGACGGATCGTTCTGGCGCGCGGACCGAGGAGAGGTGTGA
- a CDS encoding fumarylacetoacetate hydrolase family protein → MRLLRLGEPGRERPVLLAADGRHFDLTGVIGDLDRAFWLERGADAVRAAAEAGTLPEIPAAEVAGLRVGAAVARPGKVVCIGLNYRDHAEETGAAIPPRPVVFMKDPYTVVGPNDDILIPRGSVKTDWEVELAVVIGARARYLDSYEAALGVVGGFAVSNDVSEREFQLERSGQWDLGKSCETFNPLGPYLVTADEAGDFQKLGLRLTVNGEQRQNGDTENMIFGVAEVIHYLSQHMVLEPGDVINTGTPAGVALGMADHPYLRAGDVVELEIDGLGSQRSNLVQA, encoded by the coding sequence GTGAGACTCCTCCGCTTGGGCGAGCCCGGCCGCGAGCGCCCCGTGCTGCTCGCCGCCGACGGCCGCCACTTCGACCTGACCGGTGTCATCGGCGACCTGGACCGCGCGTTCTGGCTGGAGCGGGGTGCGGACGCGGTCCGCGCCGCGGCCGAGGCCGGCACGCTGCCCGAGATCCCGGCCGCCGAGGTGGCGGGACTGCGCGTCGGCGCGGCCGTCGCGCGCCCGGGCAAGGTGGTGTGCATCGGGCTGAACTACCGCGACCACGCCGAGGAGACCGGCGCCGCGATCCCGCCGCGGCCGGTGGTCTTCATGAAGGACCCTTATACGGTCGTCGGCCCGAACGACGACATCCTCATCCCGCGCGGCTCGGTGAAGACCGACTGGGAGGTGGAGCTGGCCGTCGTGATCGGTGCGCGGGCCCGCTACCTGGACTCGTACGAGGCGGCGCTCGGCGTCGTCGGCGGCTTCGCGGTCAGCAACGACGTCTCCGAGCGCGAGTTCCAGCTGGAGCGCTCGGGGCAGTGGGACCTGGGCAAGTCGTGCGAGACGTTCAACCCGCTGGGGCCGTATCTGGTGACCGCCGACGAGGCCGGCGACTTCCAGAAGCTGGGCCTGCGCCTGACGGTCAACGGCGAGCAGCGGCAGAACGGCGACACCGAGAACATGATCTTCGGGGTGGCCGAGGTGATCCACTACCTGTCCCAGCACATGGTGCTGGAGCCGGGGGACGTCATCAACACCGGGACGCCGGCCGGCGTGGCGCTCGGCATGGCCGACCATCCCTACCTGCGGGCCGGCGACGTGGTCGAGCTGGAGATCGACGGCCTGGGATCGCAGCGCTCGAATCTGGTCCAGGCATGA
- a CDS encoding sugar ABC transporter substrate-binding protein has translation MRLHRTSRTVLALTAVAALGLSATACGRGGSKSASGGKKIGIDFPRSDSDFWNSYAKYVNADVKSGSVNALPATNSNNQTDVLVSNVSTLTGQGAKVILMAPQDTGAIASTLEDLASKHIPVVSVDTRPDKGQVYMVVRADNKAYGTKACQFLGDKLKGTGTVVEFEGDLTSINGRDRSQAFGDCMKQNYPNIKVEAEPTNWVGDTAAAKLQDALNAGTVNGIYMQAGGVFLAPTLSLLKQKNLLVPPTDPKHIFIISNDGIPAEFQAIKAGQIDATISQPADLYAKYGLFYAQAAAEGKTFSPGPTDHGSTIIQLPNGLEDQLPAPLVTAANVDDPSLWGNQVGK, from the coding sequence ATGAGGCTGCACCGTACGTCGAGAACAGTTCTGGCCCTCACGGCCGTCGCGGCGCTCGGCCTGAGCGCCACCGCCTGCGGGCGCGGCGGCTCCAAGTCGGCCTCCGGCGGCAAGAAGATAGGCATCGACTTCCCCAGGTCGGACTCCGACTTCTGGAACAGCTACGCCAAGTACGTGAACGCGGACGTCAAATCGGGCTCCGTCAACGCCCTCCCCGCCACGAACTCCAACAACCAGACCGATGTCCTGGTCTCCAACGTCTCCACGCTCACCGGCCAGGGCGCCAAGGTCATCCTGATGGCCCCGCAGGACACCGGCGCGATCGCCAGCACCCTGGAGGACCTGGCGAGCAAGCACATCCCGGTGGTCAGCGTCGACACCCGCCCGGACAAGGGGCAGGTGTACATGGTCGTGCGCGCCGACAACAAGGCCTACGGCACCAAGGCCTGCCAGTTCCTGGGCGACAAGCTCAAGGGCACCGGCACCGTCGTGGAGTTCGAGGGCGACCTCACCTCGATCAACGGCCGCGACCGCTCCCAGGCCTTCGGCGACTGCATGAAGCAGAACTACCCCAACATCAAGGTCGAGGCCGAGCCGACGAACTGGGTCGGCGACACCGCCGCCGCCAAGCTCCAGGACGCCCTGAACGCCGGCACCGTCAACGGCATCTACATGCAGGCCGGCGGCGTGTTCCTGGCCCCGACCCTGTCGCTGCTGAAGCAGAAGAACCTGCTGGTGCCGCCGACCGACCCCAAGCACATCTTCATCATCTCCAACGACGGCATCCCGGCCGAGTTCCAGGCCATCAAGGCCGGACAGATCGATGCCACGATCTCCCAGCCGGCGGACCTCTACGCCAAGTACGGGCTCTTCTACGCCCAGGCCGCCGCCGAGGGCAAGACCTTCTCCCCCGGCCCGACCGACCACGGCTCCACCATCATCCAGCTGCCGAACGGCCTGGAGGACCAGCTGCCGGCACCGCTGGTGACCGCCGCCAACGTCGACGATCCCTCCTTGTGGGGCAACCAGGTTGGCAAGTGA
- a CDS encoding sugar ABC transporter ATP-binding protein, translated as MTTHDLRAAGSTGRPVATAIAVSKSFGATRALIDVDIAVAPGEAHALVGRNGAGKSTLVSLLTGLARPDGGRILFDGEAAPQLSDRAAWQARVACVYQKSTIIPTLSVAENLFLNRQSDGLRRISWKALRGRAADLLAEYEIDVDPAAAASTLAVDQRQVLEIARALSFGAKFIILDEPTAQLDGAKIAGLFDRLRRLQESGVAFLFISHHLSEVYEVCQTVTVYRDARHILTAPVAGLDKDQLIEAMTGEDRSERARFEVAAYSPPAETSTPALSIRDLTLAGVYEDFSVTVGAGEIVGLAGAGGSGVVALGETVAGLHRPSAGTVTVAGRQVRTGSVPDALRAGLGFVPEDRHAQGVVPMRPIAENITLTATDRLGRHGFFTGDSLRRAGTALMERLDVKAEGPDQPVGALSGGNQQKVVMGRALAHSPKALVLIRPTAGVDVKSKESLLGTVRQAADEGCGALLVSDELDDLRIAHRVLVMFKGAVVAEFPAGWTDADLVAAVEGLGGIDQRMGKEGSGHE; from the coding sequence ATGACGACGCACGACCTGAGGGCGGCCGGGAGCACCGGCCGCCCCGTCGCCACGGCGATCGCCGTGTCCAAGAGCTTCGGCGCCACCCGCGCGCTGATCGACGTCGACATCGCCGTGGCCCCGGGCGAGGCGCACGCGCTCGTCGGGCGCAACGGCGCCGGCAAGTCCACGCTGGTGTCGCTGCTGACCGGGCTGGCCCGGCCGGACGGCGGGCGGATCCTGTTCGACGGCGAGGCCGCGCCGCAGCTGTCCGACCGCGCGGCCTGGCAGGCGCGGGTTGCCTGTGTGTATCAGAAGTCGACCATCATCCCGACGCTGTCGGTGGCCGAGAACCTGTTCCTGAACCGGCAGTCCGACGGGCTGCGCCGGATCAGCTGGAAGGCGCTGCGCGGCCGGGCGGCCGATCTGCTGGCCGAGTACGAGATCGACGTGGACCCGGCCGCGGCCGCCTCGACGCTGGCCGTGGACCAGCGGCAGGTGCTGGAGATCGCCCGCGCGCTGTCGTTCGGGGCGAAGTTCATCATCCTGGACGAGCCCACCGCGCAACTGGACGGCGCGAAGATCGCAGGGCTCTTCGACCGGCTGCGGCGGCTGCAGGAATCAGGCGTCGCGTTCCTGTTCATCTCACACCATCTGTCCGAGGTGTACGAGGTCTGCCAGACCGTCACGGTCTACCGCGACGCCCGGCACATCCTCACCGCGCCGGTCGCCGGCCTGGACAAGGACCAGCTGATCGAGGCGATGACCGGCGAGGACCGCTCGGAGCGGGCCCGGTTCGAGGTCGCCGCCTACTCCCCGCCGGCCGAGACGTCGACGCCGGCCCTGAGTATCAGGGATCTGACTCTCGCCGGCGTCTACGAGGACTTCTCGGTCACCGTCGGCGCGGGCGAGATCGTCGGCCTGGCCGGCGCGGGCGGGTCCGGCGTGGTGGCGCTCGGCGAGACCGTCGCCGGGCTGCACCGGCCGAGCGCCGGGACCGTGACGGTCGCCGGGCGGCAGGTGCGGACCGGCAGCGTGCCGGACGCGCTGCGAGCCGGGCTCGGCTTCGTCCCGGAGGACCGGCACGCGCAGGGCGTGGTCCCGATGCGGCCGATCGCGGAGAACATCACCCTCACCGCCACCGACCGCCTGGGCCGTCACGGCTTCTTCACCGGCGACTCGCTGCGCCGCGCCGGCACCGCGCTGATGGAGCGGCTGGACGTCAAGGCCGAGGGACCGGACCAGCCGGTCGGCGCGCTGTCCGGCGGCAACCAGCAGAAGGTGGTGATGGGCCGCGCGCTGGCCCACTCGCCGAAGGCGCTGGTGCTGATCCGGCCGACCGCCGGGGTGGACGTGAAGTCCAAGGAGTCGCTGCTGGGCACCGTGCGCCAGGCGGCCGACGAGGGCTGCGGCGCGCTGCTGGTCTCCGACGAGCTGGACGACCTGCGGATCGCGCACCGCGTGCTGGTCATGTTCAAGGGCGCGGTGGTCGCGGAGTTCCCGGCCGGCTGGACCGACGCCGACCTCGTCGCGGCCGTCGAGGGCCTGGGTGGGATCGATCAGAGGATGGGGAAGGAAGGTTCCGGCCATGAGTGA
- a CDS encoding ABC transporter permease, protein MSEATTMPDAAETVPAGRAARFSRPSTRWLREFSLLPAMALLILIGFIESPDFLTGDNFLAMLQQSTELSVLVLAEALILISGRMDLSLESTVTLAPVIALWLVLPTSGNRFNGLGLGAAWLAIPACLLVGAAVGAVNGFLILKMNLNGFVVTLGMLTMLHGLVIVIDGGQTIFTLPGSFAYLGHTEWGGLPASVWVCGVLFAVGIAALGWYRHGRALYAIGGNPAAAKAAGIRVERTVWIVLIIGSMLAAFAGMLYTGRLGSASASAGTGKIFEVFAATVIGGVSMNGGRGSLFGALTGVLTLKLIENVLTFGHVSAQDIEFFNGVVILVALIVSRYTSGAAQD, encoded by the coding sequence ATGAGTGAGGCCACGACGATGCCCGACGCGGCCGAGACCGTCCCGGCCGGCCGCGCGGCCCGCTTCAGCCGCCCGAGCACCCGCTGGCTGCGCGAGTTCTCGCTGCTGCCGGCGATGGCACTGCTGATCCTGATCGGCTTCATCGAGTCCCCGGACTTCCTGACCGGCGACAACTTCCTGGCGATGCTCCAGCAGTCGACCGAGCTCAGCGTCCTGGTCCTGGCCGAGGCGCTGATCCTGATCAGCGGCCGCATGGACCTGTCGCTGGAGTCGACGGTGACCCTGGCCCCGGTGATCGCGCTGTGGCTGGTGCTGCCGACGTCCGGGAACCGCTTCAACGGCCTGGGCCTGGGCGCGGCGTGGCTGGCGATCCCGGCGTGCCTGCTGGTCGGGGCCGCGGTCGGGGCGGTGAACGGCTTCCTGATCCTGAAGATGAACCTGAACGGCTTCGTCGTCACCCTCGGGATGCTGACCATGCTGCACGGCCTGGTGATCGTGATCGACGGCGGCCAGACCATCTTCACGCTGCCCGGCTCCTTCGCCTACCTCGGCCACACCGAATGGGGCGGCCTGCCGGCCTCGGTCTGGGTCTGCGGCGTCTTGTTCGCCGTCGGCATCGCCGCCCTGGGCTGGTACCGCCACGGCCGCGCCCTGTACGCGATCGGCGGCAACCCGGCCGCCGCCAAGGCCGCGGGCATCCGCGTGGAGCGCACGGTGTGGATCGTCCTGATCATCGGCTCAATGCTCGCCGCCTTCGCCGGCATGCTCTACACCGGCCGGCTGGGCTCCGCCTCGGCCAGCGCGGGCACCGGCAAGATCTTCGAGGTGTTCGCCGCCACCGTGATCGGCGGCGTGAGCATGAACGGCGGCCGCGGCTCGCTGTTCGGGGCGCTCACCGGCGTGCTGACGCTGAAGCTGATCGAGAACGTGCTGACGTTCGGGCACGTGTCGGCGCAGGACATCGAGTTCTTCAACGGCGTGGTGATCCTGGTGGCGCTGATCGTCTCGCGCTACACCTCGGGCGCCGCGCAGGACTAG
- a CDS encoding FadR/GntR family transcriptional regulator produces MAVTDEAIEKIKEMIIKGRLRPGDRLPKEADLAAELGLSRSSLREAVRALSLIHVLDVRQGDGTYVTSLEPARLLEAMSFVVDFHRDDTVLEFLEVRRILEPAATAMAAQRITDEEVADLRAHLALIGNAPTVEDLVRNDLEFHSRIAACSRNVVLGSLLDSLSGPTTRARVWRGLTQEGALTRTLMEHTAILDALAERDSEGARAWATIHIVSIEQWLRNTLSEKRSTQGG; encoded by the coding sequence ATGGCGGTGACCGACGAGGCGATCGAGAAGATCAAAGAGATGATCATCAAGGGCCGGCTGCGGCCCGGCGATCGCCTGCCCAAGGAGGCCGACCTTGCCGCTGAGCTGGGGCTTTCCCGCAGTTCGCTGCGGGAGGCGGTCCGGGCGCTGTCGCTGATCCACGTGCTGGACGTCCGCCAGGGCGACGGTACCTACGTCACCAGCCTGGAGCCGGCGCGGCTGCTGGAGGCGATGAGCTTCGTGGTGGACTTCCACCGGGACGACACCGTCCTGGAGTTCCTGGAGGTCCGCCGGATCCTGGAGCCGGCCGCCACCGCCATGGCCGCGCAGCGGATCACCGACGAGGAGGTGGCCGACCTGCGTGCGCATCTGGCGCTGATCGGCAACGCCCCGACGGTGGAGGACCTGGTGCGCAACGACCTGGAGTTCCACAGCCGGATCGCGGCGTGCTCGCGCAACGTGGTGCTGGGGTCGCTGCTGGACAGCCTGTCGGGGCCGACCACGCGGGCGCGGGTCTGGCGCGGGCTGACGCAGGAGGGGGCGCTGACCCGGACGCTCATGGAGCACACCGCGATCCTGGACGCGCTGGCCGAGCGGGACTCCGAGGGCGCGCGGGCGTGGGCGACGATCCACATCGTCAGCATCGAGCAGTGGCTGCGGAACACGTTGAGCGAGAAGCGGTCGACGCAAGGGGGCTGA
- a CDS encoding alpha/beta hydrolase translates to MDVSLLDGWLPWALRVLTVALVVVTIGRRRLRDRVFLLMLLPIVFGGAVLFGVLCAVLVRTALGVSDPLPFGLWLWLAVFALAVGLAVVCWRGSRWWQRTAAPLAMLLALLTAGDALDISLGYYPTLADMYGELTNQALPQQVSLAQLGSIHGNTRTGRIVEVDIPDTASGFQHRSEYVYLPPAWFRSTHRPKLPVVEMIGGEFAEPDNWIRAGNAIKTADAYAAAHHGFAPVMVFVDASGGFKVDTECVNGPAGHAMDHLVKDIPPYVEKTFGTSALPAKWAVAGWSMGGTCAITLALTHPTVFGHFLDISGDLGPNKGGKNSTIATLYGGDAAEYAADDPLTILNKRKKWPKSFSGMFAVGNQETAQPKHAQQLSAALKKDHVPNQIWTGSGKHSWTFAQAAFVQELPWLAKAIQVPGAK, encoded by the coding sequence GTGGACGTGTCGTTGCTGGACGGCTGGCTGCCCTGGGCCCTGCGGGTGCTCACCGTGGCGCTGGTCGTCGTCACGATCGGACGCAGGCGGCTGAGGGACCGGGTGTTCCTCCTCATGCTCCTGCCGATCGTGTTCGGGGGAGCTGTTCTGTTCGGCGTGCTGTGCGCGGTGCTGGTGCGAACGGCGCTGGGGGTCTCCGATCCCCTGCCGTTCGGGCTCTGGTTGTGGCTCGCGGTGTTCGCGCTGGCGGTCGGGCTGGCGGTGGTGTGCTGGCGCGGGTCGCGGTGGTGGCAGCGGACGGCCGCGCCGTTGGCGATGCTGCTGGCGCTGCTCACCGCCGGCGATGCGCTGGACATCAGTCTCGGCTACTACCCGACGCTGGCGGACATGTACGGCGAGCTGACCAACCAGGCGCTGCCGCAGCAGGTCAGCCTGGCGCAGCTGGGCAGCATCCACGGCAACACCAGGACCGGCCGGATCGTCGAGGTGGACATCCCGGACACCGCCAGCGGCTTCCAGCACCGCAGCGAGTACGTCTACCTCCCGCCGGCCTGGTTCCGCTCCACGCACCGCCCCAAGCTGCCGGTGGTGGAGATGATCGGCGGGGAGTTCGCCGAGCCGGACAACTGGATCCGCGCCGGCAACGCCATCAAGACCGCCGACGCCTACGCCGCCGCGCACCATGGCTTCGCGCCCGTGATGGTGTTCGTCGACGCCTCCGGCGGCTTCAAGGTGGACACCGAGTGCGTGAACGGCCCCGCCGGCCACGCCATGGACCACCTGGTGAAGGACATCCCGCCCTACGTCGAGAAGACCTTCGGCACCTCGGCCCTCCCGGCGAAGTGGGCCGTCGCCGGCTGGTCCATGGGCGGCACCTGCGCCATCACCCTGGCCCTGACCCATCCCACGGTCTTCGGCCACTTCCTCGACATCAGCGGCGACCTGGGCCCGAACAAGGGCGGCAAGAACTCCACCATCGCCACCCTGTACGGCGGCGACGCGGCCGAGTACGCCGCCGACGACCCGCTCACCATCCTGAACAAGCGCAAGAAGTGGCCCAAGAGCTTCTCCGGCATGTTCGCGGTCGGCAACCAGGAGACGGCGCAGCCCAAGCACGCCCAGCAACTGTCCGCGGCCCTGAAGAAGGACCACGTCCCGAACCAGATCTGGACCGGGTCCGGGAAGCACTCGTGGACGTTCGCCCAGGCGGCTTTCGTGCAGGAGCTGCCGTGGCTGGCCAAGGCGATCCAGGTGCCGGGAGCGAAGTAG